A genomic window from Rhodococcus sp. KBS0724 includes:
- a CDS encoding triacylglycerol lipase, whose protein sequence is MSGMTKLAGLAAVACLVALPGVAGAQSGASVPTQVGPAQASRHAATAYAETHPDSAPAGSNDFDCRPTAEHPRPVLLAHGTDTQAYTDWAAVAPALAADGYCVFVLNYGGDPEKDTYGVGDIVTSAGEFSAFVDQVRSRTGADRVDVIGYSQGATVTRYYINKLGGAQFVDHWIGLASPTYGGVMYGLVPLVRAVPGGEEFVEDTFSVAVREQMEGSDLLRSLNNGADTVPGVQYTTIGSRVDEVIQPSGNIALRDPGAENIVLQDLCPQNLTGHFRMPYDPYVIDIIRTSLDPDAERHASCTTVPLGADIPQVVIDANS, encoded by the coding sequence ATGTCGGGCATGACAAAACTTGCAGGATTGGCGGCGGTTGCATGCCTGGTGGCGCTACCAGGCGTCGCCGGCGCGCAGTCCGGAGCGAGTGTTCCCACACAGGTCGGGCCGGCGCAGGCAAGTCGTCACGCGGCCACCGCGTACGCCGAGACACACCCCGATTCGGCGCCGGCCGGGTCCAATGATTTCGATTGCCGGCCCACAGCCGAGCATCCGCGTCCGGTGTTGCTGGCACACGGAACCGACACTCAGGCGTACACCGATTGGGCAGCTGTGGCGCCGGCGCTCGCTGCCGACGGTTATTGCGTTTTTGTGCTCAACTACGGCGGGGACCCTGAGAAAGACACGTACGGCGTCGGCGACATCGTGACGAGTGCAGGCGAATTCAGCGCTTTTGTCGATCAGGTGAGATCGAGAACGGGCGCTGATCGCGTCGACGTCATCGGATACTCGCAGGGCGCCACCGTAACTCGCTACTACATCAACAAACTTGGTGGTGCGCAGTTTGTCGACCACTGGATCGGGCTGGCCTCGCCGACGTACGGCGGTGTGATGTACGGGCTGGTTCCGCTCGTTCGGGCTGTACCCGGCGGCGAAGAATTTGTCGAAGACACGTTCTCCGTTGCGGTGCGCGAACAAATGGAGGGATCCGATCTGTTGCGCAGTCTCAACAACGGCGCAGACACCGTGCCAGGGGTGCAGTACACCACTATCGGCTCGCGGGTCGACGAAGTGATCCAGCCGTCAGGCAACATCGCGTTGCGGGACCCCGGCGCCGAGAACATCGTCCTTCAGGACCTGTGCCCGCAGAACCTGACCGGGCACTTCCGGATGCCGTACGACCCATACGTGATCGACATCATCCGCACCTCACTCGATCCCGATGCCGAGCGGCACGCGTCGTGCACGACCGTCCCGCTCGGCGCCGATATTCCGCAAGTGGTGATCGACGCCAACTCTTGA
- the fmt gene encoding methionyl-tRNA formyltransferase encodes MRVVFAGTPEPAVPSLRRLIESANHEVVAVVTRPDAVAGRGRKVTRSPIGMLADEYGIPVLTPAKASDPEFAAELKSYEPDCAPVVAYGNLLPQNVLDIPKFGWVNLHFSLLPAWRGAAPVQAAISAGDEVTGASAFRLEAGMDTGPVYGVMTERILDTDTAGDLLGRLADGGAALLESVLDGIEAGAITAVPQSDDGVSYAPKVTVDAARVRWDRPAAAVDRHIRAVTPAPGAWTMIGDLRVKLGPVTVTDDVLAVGEIAVRKDGLYIGTATTAVRLGQIQPPGKKLMSAGDWARGARLDAEVRAA; translated from the coding sequence ATGCGCGTTGTATTCGCCGGGACGCCGGAACCTGCCGTCCCGTCCTTGCGTCGACTCATCGAGTCGGCCAATCACGAGGTTGTTGCCGTGGTGACGCGTCCTGATGCCGTCGCTGGTCGCGGACGTAAAGTCACCCGGTCACCCATCGGAATGCTCGCGGACGAATACGGCATTCCGGTGCTGACACCCGCCAAGGCGTCCGATCCCGAATTCGCCGCCGAACTGAAGAGCTACGAACCGGACTGCGCGCCCGTTGTCGCCTACGGAAATCTGTTGCCGCAGAACGTACTCGACATCCCGAAGTTCGGATGGGTAAACCTGCACTTCTCGCTGCTTCCGGCGTGGCGTGGTGCTGCGCCCGTGCAGGCAGCGATCAGTGCCGGCGACGAGGTCACCGGCGCCAGCGCCTTCCGTCTCGAAGCGGGTATGGACACCGGACCGGTCTACGGCGTGATGACCGAACGCATCCTTGACACGGACACTGCCGGTGATCTCCTGGGGCGGCTGGCCGATGGCGGCGCCGCCCTGCTCGAATCCGTGCTCGACGGAATCGAAGCCGGCGCGATCACGGCAGTTCCACAGTCCGACGACGGCGTCTCGTACGCCCCGAAGGTGACCGTCGACGCGGCCCGCGTGCGCTGGGATCGTCCAGCTGCGGCAGTTGACCGTCACATACGGGCCGTCACGCCTGCACCAGGTGCGTGGACGATGATCGGTGATCTGCGGGTCAAGCTCGGACCGGTCACCGTCACCGACGACGTACTGGCAGTGGGCGAGATCGCAGTACGCAAGGACGGTCTTTACATCGGTACCGCTACGACGGCGGTGCGACTCGGGCAGATACAGCCCCCGGGCAAGAAATTGATGTCGGCAGGGGACTGGGCACGCGGTGCCCGACTCGACGCGGAGGTACGAGCAGCATGA
- a CDS encoding RsmB/NOP family class I SAM-dependent RNA methyltransferase, whose amino-acid sequence MTESRRPARQAQGPGDKRNGSRNNKPKQAKRPDPTAGLDQPRLAALDVLRAVRERDAYANLVLPGLLRDRKLDSRDAALATELAYGAARAQGLLDAVIVHASGRPIEEIDGNLLDVLRLGSYQLLRTRVAPHAAVATSVDLARAESGQGRAGFVNAVLRRVSERTQEEWVELLAPKDTIGHLAFEHAHPVWIAQVFADSLGAAAGELEDVLIADDARPAVHLVARPGEISAEELALVTGGEIGPYSPYAVHLDGGDPGQLDAVRQGLAGVQDEGSQLVARALSIAPLDGEDNGRWLDLCAGPGGKAALLGALAGIEGGRLDAVEPVAHRAELIRKTTRELPVDVHVADGRESGLEPGYDRILVDAPCTGLGALRRRPEARWRRQPSDVAPLVKLQRELLAAAIELVRPGGVVLYSTCSPHLSETLAVVADAVRRHGVVELDTKELVPGVPDVGDGNSVQLWPHRHGTDAMFMAALRKPLA is encoded by the coding sequence ATGACCGAATCACGACGACCAGCCCGCCAGGCCCAAGGCCCCGGCGACAAGCGCAACGGGTCGCGAAACAACAAGCCGAAGCAGGCCAAGCGCCCAGATCCGACGGCTGGACTCGATCAGCCGCGTCTCGCAGCGCTCGACGTGCTGCGAGCGGTCCGCGAGCGCGATGCCTACGCAAACTTGGTTCTGCCCGGATTGCTGCGCGATCGCAAACTCGACTCCCGCGACGCTGCCTTGGCAACCGAACTGGCGTACGGCGCCGCCCGCGCACAGGGGCTGCTCGACGCCGTGATCGTGCACGCGTCTGGTCGCCCGATCGAGGAAATCGACGGCAACCTCCTCGACGTGCTGCGGTTGGGTTCCTACCAACTCCTCCGCACGCGCGTCGCTCCGCACGCTGCCGTCGCGACGTCCGTCGATCTTGCACGCGCTGAATCCGGCCAGGGTCGAGCAGGATTCGTCAACGCGGTCCTGCGCCGGGTTTCCGAGCGCACGCAGGAAGAGTGGGTGGAACTGCTGGCGCCGAAGGACACGATCGGGCATCTCGCGTTCGAGCACGCTCACCCCGTGTGGATCGCTCAGGTCTTCGCCGATTCGCTCGGCGCTGCGGCCGGTGAACTCGAAGACGTCCTGATCGCCGACGACGCCCGTCCCGCCGTGCACCTCGTTGCGCGTCCCGGCGAAATCTCGGCCGAAGAACTGGCACTGGTCACCGGCGGCGAGATCGGCCCGTACTCGCCGTACGCCGTCCATCTCGACGGCGGCGATCCCGGCCAGCTCGACGCAGTGCGTCAGGGATTGGCAGGCGTGCAGGACGAAGGCAGCCAACTGGTTGCCCGGGCGCTGTCCATCGCACCGCTCGACGGCGAAGACAACGGCCGCTGGCTGGATCTCTGCGCCGGTCCCGGCGGTAAGGCGGCACTCCTCGGAGCGCTCGCCGGCATCGAAGGTGGGCGCCTCGACGCCGTCGAGCCCGTCGCTCACCGCGCTGAGCTGATCCGCAAGACCACCCGCGAGCTACCCGTCGACGTACACGTTGCAGACGGCCGCGAGTCCGGCCTCGAACCCGGATACGACCGCATCCTCGTCGACGCACCATGCACCGGGCTGGGCGCGTTGCGTCGGCGTCCGGAAGCGCGGTGGCGTCGTCAACCGTCGGATGTGGCCCCGCTCGTGAAGCTGCAGCGCGAATTGCTGGCCGCAGCAATCGAATTGGTGCGTCCCGGCGGCGTGGTGTTGTACTCCACCTGCTCGCCGCACCTGTCGGAAACGCTGGCCGTTGTGGCCGATGCGGTCCGCCGTCACGGCGTCGTCGAACTCGACACCAAGGAACTGGTGCCCGGTGTGCCGGACGTCGGAGACGGCAATTCGGTTCAGCTGTGGCCGCACCGGCACGGCACGGATGCCATGTTCATGGCGGCGTTGCGTAAGCCGCTGGCGTAG
- a CDS encoding MmcQ/YjbR family DNA-binding protein: MVTWEQVVVLASALPCVEESTSYNTPALKVSGKTFARLRTEAEGALVVMCGLDEKEALLASGEAPFFTTDHYHGHGSILVHLELIEEDQLAEMLEDAWRIKAPSKVRKLRAAVKH, from the coding sequence ATGGTTACGTGGGAACAGGTTGTCGTACTCGCTTCGGCGCTTCCGTGTGTGGAGGAATCGACGTCGTACAACACCCCGGCACTCAAGGTGTCAGGCAAGACATTTGCGCGCTTGCGGACCGAAGCCGAGGGCGCTTTGGTCGTGATGTGCGGGTTGGACGAGAAGGAAGCTCTGCTCGCCAGTGGTGAAGCACCGTTCTTCACGACGGATCACTATCACGGGCACGGTTCGATCCTGGTGCACCTCGAACTGATCGAGGAAGATCAGTTGGCCGAGATGCTCGAGGATGCCTGGCGGATCAAGGCTCCGTCGAAGGTGCGTAAGCTGCGCGCCGCAGTCAAGCACTGA
- the rpe gene encoding ribulose-phosphate 3-epimerase yields MASPMIAPSILSADFARLADEAAAVAGSDWLHVDVMDAHFVPNLTLGLPVVESLLKATDIPLDCHLMIDNPERWAPPYAEAGAYNVTFHAEATDDPRSVARDIRAAGSKAGLSIKPGTDIEPYLEILKDFDTLLIMSVEPGFGGQSFMPQVLEKARTIRKLVDLGELKLLVEIDGGINADTIEQAAEAGIDCFVAGSAVYGASDPGEAVRKLRAQAASASPHLTLSV; encoded by the coding sequence GTGGCTTCCCCGATGATTGCACCGTCCATTCTGTCCGCCGATTTTGCACGCCTCGCCGACGAAGCGGCCGCTGTTGCCGGTTCCGACTGGCTTCACGTCGATGTGATGGACGCGCATTTCGTTCCGAATCTGACGCTGGGTCTTCCGGTGGTCGAAAGCCTGCTCAAGGCAACGGATATTCCGCTCGACTGCCATCTGATGATCGACAACCCCGAGCGTTGGGCACCGCCGTACGCCGAGGCAGGCGCCTACAACGTCACGTTCCACGCCGAGGCCACCGATGATCCGCGTTCGGTTGCCCGCGACATTCGCGCTGCCGGATCCAAGGCGGGCCTGAGCATCAAGCCGGGAACCGACATCGAGCCCTACCTCGAAATCCTCAAGGATTTCGACACGTTGCTGATCATGAGCGTCGAGCCGGGCTTCGGCGGCCAGTCCTTCATGCCGCAGGTGCTCGAGAAGGCTCGCACGATTCGCAAGCTCGTCGATTTGGGTGAGCTGAAACTGCTCGTCGAGATCGACGGCGGCATCAACGCGGACACGATCGAACAGGCCGCCGAAGCGGGCATCGACTGCTTTGTCGCCGGCAGCGCTGTGTACGGCGCGAGCGATCCGGGCGAAGCGGTACGCAAGCTTCGCGCGCAGGCAGCATCCGCGTCACCGCACCTGACGCTGTCGGTCTGA
- the ribD gene encoding bifunctional diaminohydroxyphosphoribosylaminopyrimidine deaminase/5-amino-6-(5-phosphoribosylamino)uracil reductase RibD, whose protein sequence is MAKSVPVSSADLDAAMQIALTAADSARGFTSPNPPVGAVILAVDGTIAGVGMTQPPGGPHAEIVALTEAGRAARGGTAVVTLEPCNHQGRTGPCSQALIDAGVAAVVYAVGDPNPEASGGAATLMRAGISVTSGLRAAEVEAGPLRAWLHKQRTGRPHITWKYAASLDGRSAAEDGTSQWITGPVARARVHAQRAQVDAIVVGTGTVFADDPWLTARQPTGELAAHQPVRVVVGKREIPSTARILDSSASTLVLNTESIDEVVEALSEYTDVLLEGGPRLAGAFLAAGYVDVIEAYIAPILLGAGASALVDAGVHTIADARRFRLESAVTIGPDILLSLVPENSAPGNEE, encoded by the coding sequence ATGGCAAAATCTGTTCCGGTGTCGAGTGCTGATCTCGACGCCGCAATGCAGATCGCGTTGACTGCTGCTGATTCCGCACGCGGGTTCACCAGCCCCAACCCGCCGGTGGGTGCCGTCATCCTCGCTGTTGACGGAACCATTGCCGGCGTGGGCATGACCCAGCCGCCCGGTGGTCCGCATGCGGAGATCGTGGCCCTCACCGAAGCCGGCCGGGCAGCGCGCGGCGGCACGGCCGTAGTCACACTCGAGCCCTGCAACCATCAGGGGCGGACGGGGCCGTGTTCACAGGCGCTGATCGACGCCGGTGTCGCGGCCGTGGTCTATGCGGTCGGCGACCCCAATCCTGAAGCGTCCGGCGGCGCCGCGACGCTGATGCGGGCCGGAATCTCGGTCACGTCCGGGCTACGCGCCGCAGAGGTCGAAGCCGGTCCACTGCGCGCCTGGCTGCACAAACAGCGCACCGGCCGTCCCCACATCACGTGGAAGTACGCGGCGAGCCTCGACGGGCGCAGCGCTGCCGAAGACGGCACCAGTCAATGGATCACCGGCCCGGTCGCCCGAGCGCGAGTACATGCCCAGCGGGCGCAGGTCGACGCAATCGTGGTGGGCACCGGCACGGTCTTTGCCGACGATCCCTGGTTGACCGCGCGTCAGCCGACGGGGGAGCTTGCGGCCCACCAGCCCGTGCGCGTAGTAGTCGGCAAGCGTGAAATACCGTCGACGGCAAGGATTCTCGACAGCTCGGCGTCGACGCTCGTCTTGAACACCGAGAGCATCGACGAGGTTGTCGAGGCGCTCTCCGAATACACGGATGTGCTGCTCGAAGGCGGACCGCGTCTGGCGGGCGCATTCCTGGCCGCCGGGTACGTCGACGTTATCGAGGCGTACATCGCTCCGATCCTGCTCGGCGCGGGAGCGTCGGCGCTGGTCGACGCGGGTGTGCACACCATCGCCGATGCTCGCCGGTTCCGTTTGGAGTCCGCGGTAACGATCGGCCCCGATATTTTGTTGAGTCTGGTTCCGGAGAATTCCGCTCCGGGGAACGAGGAGTAG
- a CDS encoding riboflavin synthase, with protein sequence MFTGIVEELGEVVAKEELVDAARFTVRGPLVTSDAGHGDSIAVNGVCLTVVDVLADGSFTADVMQETLNRSSLASLAVGSRVNLERAAALNSRLGGHLVQGHVDGTGHVISRSPSENWEVVRISLPDSISRYVVEKGSITVDGVSLTVSALGGERGFEYFEISLIPTTLELTTLGTATIGTPVNLEVDVIAKYVERLHAAGR encoded by the coding sequence GTGTTCACTGGAATTGTTGAAGAGCTTGGCGAAGTTGTCGCCAAGGAAGAACTGGTCGACGCGGCGCGCTTCACGGTGCGCGGACCGCTGGTCACCTCCGATGCCGGTCATGGTGATTCCATCGCGGTGAACGGCGTCTGCCTCACCGTTGTCGACGTCCTCGCCGACGGTTCCTTCACTGCAGATGTCATGCAGGAGACGCTGAACCGTTCGAGCCTCGCGAGCCTGGCGGTGGGCAGCCGCGTGAATCTCGAACGCGCAGCAGCACTCAACAGTCGTCTCGGTGGTCATCTCGTGCAGGGCCACGTCGACGGTACCGGCCACGTCATTTCGCGTTCGCCGTCCGAGAACTGGGAGGTCGTGCGCATCTCGCTGCCCGATTCCATTTCGCGTTACGTGGTGGAGAAGGGTTCGATCACCGTCGACGGTGTGTCCCTGACGGTGTCGGCGCTGGGCGGTGAGCGTGGGTTCGAGTACTTCGAGATCTCACTCATCCCGACCACGTTGGAGTTGACGACGCTCGGAACCGCGACCATCGGCACTCCGGTCAATCTCGAGGTTGACGTGATCGCGAAATACGTCGAACGGTTGCACGCTGCCGGTAGGTAG
- a CDS encoding bifunctional 3,4-dihydroxy-2-butanone-4-phosphate synthase/GTP cyclohydrolase II: MTRFDSIERAVADIAAGKAVVVVDDEDRENEGDLIFAAEKATPELVAFMVRYTSGYLCVPLDGNDCDRLGLPPMYATNQDKHGTAYTVTVDAREGIGTGISASDRAATMRLLADPNTGANDFTRPGHVVPLRAKEGGVLRRPGHTEAAVDLARMADLRPAGVICEIVSQKDEGAMAQTDELRVFADEHNLALISIADLIAWRRKHEKHVVRVAEARIPTRHGEFTAVGYTSIYDEVEHVALVRGDIAGPDGDGSDVLVRVHSECLTGDVFGSLRCDCGPQLDAALDMVAQEGRGVVLYMRGHEGRGIGLMHKLQAYQLQDAGSDTVDANLELGLPADARDYGIGAQILVDLGISSMRLLTNNPAKRVGLDGYGLQITDRVPMPLRANAENLTYLRTKRDRMGHDLIGLDEYEAAQEAVKQDGAV; encoded by the coding sequence GTGACCAGGTTCGACAGTATCGAGCGGGCAGTAGCAGACATCGCTGCAGGTAAAGCTGTTGTCGTTGTGGACGACGAGGACCGTGAGAACGAGGGCGACCTCATCTTCGCCGCGGAGAAGGCCACGCCGGAACTGGTGGCGTTCATGGTTCGGTACACGTCCGGGTATCTCTGTGTTCCGCTCGACGGCAACGACTGCGACCGTCTCGGCCTGCCCCCGATGTACGCCACCAATCAGGACAAGCACGGCACCGCGTACACGGTGACCGTCGACGCCCGTGAGGGAATCGGTACCGGTATCTCGGCCTCGGATCGCGCTGCCACCATGCGTCTGCTTGCCGATCCCAACACCGGTGCCAACGATTTCACCCGTCCCGGTCACGTCGTTCCGCTACGCGCGAAGGAAGGCGGAGTTCTCCGTCGTCCCGGACATACCGAGGCTGCAGTCGATTTGGCTCGCATGGCTGATCTGCGTCCCGCCGGTGTCATCTGCGAAATCGTCAGCCAGAAGGACGAAGGCGCGATGGCTCAGACCGACGAGCTGCGTGTCTTTGCCGACGAGCACAACCTGGCGTTGATCTCGATCGCCGATCTCATCGCGTGGCGTCGTAAGCACGAAAAGCACGTCGTGCGCGTTGCCGAAGCCCGTATCCCGACGCGTCACGGTGAGTTCACCGCAGTCGGCTACACCAGCATCTACGACGAGGTCGAACACGTTGCGCTCGTGCGCGGCGACATCGCCGGCCCAGACGGTGACGGCAGCGATGTTCTCGTTCGCGTGCACTCCGAGTGCCTGACCGGTGACGTGTTCGGCTCACTGCGGTGCGATTGTGGCCCGCAGCTCGATGCCGCCCTCGACATGGTGGCGCAGGAAGGTCGCGGCGTCGTTCTGTACATGCGTGGACACGAGGGTCGCGGAATCGGCCTGATGCACAAGTTGCAGGCCTACCAGTTGCAGGACGCCGGATCCGATACCGTCGACGCCAATCTCGAGCTCGGTCTCCCCGCGGACGCCCGCGACTACGGTATCGGCGCGCAGATCCTGGTGGATCTGGGCATTTCGTCGATGCGTCTGCTGACCAACAACCCGGCCAAGCGCGTGGGTCTGGACGGTTACGGACTGCAGATCACGGATCGGGTTCCGATGCCACTGCGCGCGAACGCCGAGAACCTCACGTACCTGCGCACCAAGCGCGACCGGATGGGTCACGATCTGATCGGTCTCGACGAGTACGAAGCTGCTCAGGAAGCGGTCAAGCAGGACGGTGCGGTATGA
- the ribH gene encoding 6,7-dimethyl-8-ribityllumazine synthase: protein MSGEGQPQLAIAEAKDLKLAIVAGQWHATISEALIAGAQRVAAEAQIKDVTLIRVAGAIELPVVAQALAKTHDAVVALGVVIRGGTPHFEYVCDAVTAGLTRVSLDESTPVGNGVLTTDTEQQALDRSGLPGSVEDKGAQACAAALDTAVTLRHLRQPWTEDSFR from the coding sequence ATGAGCGGTGAGGGACAGCCTCAACTTGCAATCGCCGAGGCCAAAGACCTGAAACTGGCGATCGTTGCCGGTCAGTGGCATGCGACGATCTCCGAGGCGTTGATTGCGGGCGCTCAGCGTGTGGCCGCCGAGGCACAGATCAAAGATGTGACGTTGATCCGCGTCGCCGGTGCCATCGAACTGCCCGTGGTTGCGCAGGCGTTGGCCAAGACCCACGATGCCGTCGTTGCGCTCGGTGTTGTCATTCGTGGTGGTACGCCGCATTTCGAGTACGTCTGCGACGCCGTGACCGCTGGTCTGACGCGGGTCTCTCTCGACGAGAGCACACCGGTCGGCAACGGCGTCCTGACCACGGATACCGAACAGCAGGCCCTGGACCGTTCCGGTTTGCCCGGTAGTGTCGAGGACAAGGGTGCGCAGGCCTGTGCCGCAGCATTGGACACGGCGGTCACCTTGCGCCACTTACGACAGCCATGGACTGAGGATTCGTTTCGATGA
- a CDS encoding PH domain-containing protein yields the protein MSTPDDNWELIAKPRKSARYAIGVAVLLVVVHVTLAVSLRSGSTGVYFRAADQLAMATIGCVLAGGVLLLTRPRVRVGQRGIAVRNILGEKIVEWDLFEGLSFPDGAAWARIELPDDEYMPVMAIQSNDREYAVDAVVKLREIAGRYAPAAQGSN from the coding sequence ATGAGCACACCTGACGACAACTGGGAACTGATCGCGAAGCCGCGTAAGTCGGCGCGGTATGCGATCGGGGTTGCGGTCCTTCTGGTCGTCGTCCACGTCACACTGGCAGTTTCCTTGCGAAGCGGATCGACGGGCGTGTACTTCCGTGCGGCAGATCAACTTGCCATGGCTACCATCGGCTGCGTCCTCGCCGGTGGTGTGCTGCTGCTCACCCGTCCGCGGGTGCGAGTCGGTCAGCGGGGCATTGCGGTTCGCAATATTCTCGGCGAGAAGATCGTCGAGTGGGATCTGTTCGAAGGCCTGTCGTTCCCCGACGGTGCGGCGTGGGCCCGGATCGAGCTGCCGGACGACGAGTACATGCCGGTCATGGCGATCCAGTCCAACGACCGCGAGTACGCGGTGGACGCTGTCGTGAAGCTGCGCGAAATCGCAGGCCGTTACGCCCCGGCAGCCCAGGGAAGCAACTGA
- the uvrC gene encoding excinuclease ABC subunit UvrC, whose protein sequence is MPDPSTYRPATGTIPVAPGVYKFRDPHGRVIYVGKAKSLRSRLNSYFADVTTLHPRTRQMVTTAGSVEWTVVSTEVEALQLEYNWIKEFDPRFNVRYRDDKTYPVLAVTLNEEFPRLFVYRGPRRKGVRYFGPYSHAWAIRETLDLLLRVFPARTCSAGVFKRHNQIGRPCLLGYIDKCSAPCVGRVSPEEHRQIVEDFCDFLAGRTDKLVRDLEKKMQQASDDLDFETAARLRDDIGALRKALEKQAVVLGDGTDADLVAFATDDLEAAVQVFHVRGGRVRGQRGWVVEKAGDAIDWAALDADSDLPILVEQFLTQFYGEQASLEPGSNPESGSSAVPREVLVPVLPPNAAEIQVWLSTLRGSQVQLRVPQRGDKKDLAETVQRNAKEALAQHKLKRAGDFTSRSAALQGIQEALDLDSAPLRIECVDISHVQGTDVVASLVVFEDGLPRKSDYRHYAIKEAAGDGHSDDVASIAEITRRRFLRHNRDLGILANSAAGMDADGGDLAPEAAIDPQTGRPRRFAYPPNLFVVDGGAPQVNAAAAVLDELGVTDVAVVGLAKRLEEVWVPNEEDPVILPRTSESLYLLQRIRDEAHRFAITFHRSKRSRRMTASVLDSVKGLGETRRTALVSHFGSVAKLKTATVEEIMEVPGIGAATARAVLDALGGEPAQTANQAEALPAGVGDDKQDVEFEMSDQLVRQVPDSVSSEPSISTTGQSAE, encoded by the coding sequence GTGCCGGATCCCTCGACTTATCGCCCCGCCACCGGAACAATCCCGGTGGCGCCTGGCGTCTACAAATTTCGTGATCCGCATGGCCGGGTCATCTACGTCGGCAAGGCCAAGAGCCTCCGCTCACGTCTGAACTCGTACTTCGCGGACGTTACGACGCTCCATCCCCGTACCCGGCAGATGGTGACCACCGCCGGCAGTGTCGAGTGGACGGTCGTCAGCACCGAAGTCGAAGCGCTGCAACTCGAATACAACTGGATCAAGGAATTCGATCCACGGTTCAATGTCCGCTATCGCGACGACAAGACATACCCCGTTCTAGCGGTGACGCTGAACGAGGAGTTTCCGCGGTTGTTCGTCTACCGCGGTCCCCGGCGCAAGGGCGTCCGATACTTTGGCCCGTACTCGCACGCGTGGGCCATCCGAGAAACACTCGACCTCCTACTGCGGGTTTTCCCAGCCCGCACGTGTTCCGCCGGAGTGTTCAAGCGCCACAACCAGATCGGCAGACCCTGTCTGCTCGGGTACATCGACAAGTGTTCGGCGCCGTGTGTCGGCCGTGTCAGTCCTGAGGAGCACCGACAGATCGTCGAGGATTTCTGCGACTTCCTCGCCGGTCGGACCGACAAGTTGGTGCGCGACCTCGAGAAGAAGATGCAGCAGGCGTCCGATGATCTCGATTTCGAGACCGCGGCGCGGCTGCGCGACGACATCGGAGCCCTCCGGAAGGCACTCGAAAAGCAGGCCGTGGTGCTCGGCGACGGCACCGATGCCGACCTCGTCGCGTTTGCGACCGACGATCTCGAGGCCGCGGTGCAGGTCTTCCATGTGCGCGGCGGCCGGGTGCGTGGCCAACGCGGCTGGGTCGTGGAGAAGGCCGGCGACGCCATCGACTGGGCTGCTCTCGATGCAGACTCCGACCTCCCGATTCTGGTCGAGCAGTTCTTGACCCAGTTCTACGGTGAGCAGGCATCTCTCGAACCGGGTAGCAATCCCGAATCGGGTTCGAGCGCCGTTCCCCGTGAAGTGCTGGTTCCGGTGCTTCCGCCCAACGCCGCCGAGATCCAGGTGTGGCTCAGTACCCTTCGTGGTTCTCAGGTTCAACTGCGCGTTCCGCAGCGCGGCGACAAGAAGGATCTCGCCGAAACCGTACAGCGCAATGCGAAAGAAGCTCTGGCGCAACACAAACTCAAGCGAGCCGGAGATTTCACGTCACGGTCGGCCGCACTTCAAGGTATCCAGGAAGCCCTCGATCTGGACTCGGCTCCGCTGCGTATCGAGTGCGTCGACATCAGTCACGTTCAGGGCACCGACGTGGTTGCATCGCTCGTCGTGTTCGAGGACGGCTTGCCCCGCAAATCCGATTACCGTCACTACGCGATCAAGGAAGCTGCCGGCGACGGGCACTCGGACGACGTCGCGAGCATCGCCGAGATTACGCGTCGACGGTTCCTCCGCCACAACCGTGACCTCGGGATCCTGGCCAATTCGGCCGCGGGTATGGACGCCGACGGCGGCGATCTGGCACCGGAGGCGGCGATCGATCCTCAGACCGGACGCCCTCGGCGCTTTGCGTATCCACCGAATCTGTTTGTGGTCGACGGCGGCGCGCCGCAGGTCAATGCCGCCGCTGCCGTGCTCGACGAGCTCGGTGTCACCGACGTCGCCGTTGTCGGGCTCGCCAAACGACTCGAAGAAGTGTGGGTTCCCAACGAAGAGGATCCGGTGATCCTGCCTCGGACCAGTGAATCGCTGTACTTGCTGCAACGGATCCGCGACGAAGCGCACCGCTTTGCCATCACCTTCCACCGCAGCAAGCGTTCGCGGCGGATGACGGCGTCGGTGCTCGATTCGGTCAAGGGACTGGGGGAGACCCGGCGGACCGCTCTCGTGTCCCATTTCGGTTCCGTGGCAAAACTCAAGACCGCGACCGTCGAGGAGATCATGGAAGTACCCGGCATCGGTGCCGCCACGGCGCGGGCGGTCCTCGACGCGTTGGGCGGCGAACCTGCGCAGACCGCCAACCAAGCGGAAGCGCTACCGGCCGGGGTAGGGGATGATAAACAGGACGTGGAGTTCGAAATGTCGGATCAGTTGGTTCGGCAGGTGCCGGACTCCGTGTCGAGTGAACCATCCATATCGACGACAGGGCAGAGTGCCGAGTGA